One window of Hylemonella gracilis genomic DNA carries:
- the xylF gene encoding D-xylose ABC transporter substrate-binding protein, which translates to MIFSKRRSVLGALACGAILASSLLGSMAHASKEHPEIGFSIDDLRVERWARDRDYFVAAAMKLGAKVSVQSADANEARQIAQIENMISRGVDVIVIVPFNSKALTNVVAEAKKAGIKVLSYDRLILDADVDAYISFDNHKVGEMQAQGVYSARPKGNYFLLGGAPTDNNAKMLREGQLKVLQPAIDRGDIKVVGSQWVPEWSPSTALSIMENALTANGNKIDAVVASNDGTAGGAIQALAAQRMAGKVPISGQDADLAAVKRLIAGTQTMTVYKPLKQIATTAAQLAVDLAKGAKPTYNSQYDNGKKKVDTVLLQPTVLTKSNIDLVVKDGLYTQAQISGK; encoded by the coding sequence ATGATTTTCAGCAAACGTCGTTCCGTACTGGGTGCGCTGGCCTGTGGTGCCATCCTCGCCAGTTCGCTGCTCGGGTCGATGGCGCATGCCAGCAAGGAGCATCCGGAGATCGGTTTCAGCATCGATGACCTGCGCGTCGAGCGTTGGGCGCGTGATCGTGACTATTTCGTGGCCGCGGCCATGAAGCTCGGTGCCAAGGTGTCGGTGCAATCGGCCGACGCCAACGAGGCACGCCAGATTGCCCAGATCGAAAACATGATTTCGCGTGGCGTGGATGTGATCGTGATCGTGCCGTTCAACTCCAAGGCCCTGACCAACGTCGTGGCCGAGGCGAAGAAAGCCGGCATCAAGGTGCTGTCGTATGACCGACTGATCCTCGACGCCGACGTCGATGCCTACATTTCCTTCGACAACCACAAGGTCGGGGAAATGCAGGCGCAGGGCGTCTACAGCGCGCGTCCGAAGGGCAATTATTTCCTGCTGGGCGGCGCGCCGACCGACAACAACGCCAAGATGCTGCGCGAAGGCCAGTTGAAGGTGCTGCAGCCCGCGATCGACCGCGGGGACATCAAGGTGGTCGGTTCGCAATGGGTGCCTGAGTGGAGCCCATCCACCGCGCTCTCGATCATGGAAAACGCGTTGACCGCCAATGGCAACAAGATCGACGCCGTGGTCGCCTCGAACGACGGCACAGCGGGCGGCGCGATCCAGGCGCTGGCCGCGCAACGCATGGCCGGCAAAGTGCCGATCTCGGGCCAGGACGCCGACCTGGCCGCCGTCAAGCGCCTGATCGCTGGCACGCAGACGATGACGGTCTACAAGCCGCTCAAGCAGATCGCGACCACCGCGGCCCAGTTGGCGGTGGATCTCGCCAAGGGCGCCAAACCGACCTACAACTCGCAGTACGACAACGGCAAGAAAAAGGTTGACACCGTGCTGCTGCAACCGACCGTGTTGACCAAGTCGAACATCGATCTGGTCGTCAAGGACGGTCTCTACACCCAGGCGCAGATCAGCGGCAAGTAA
- a CDS encoding XylR family transcriptional regulator: MHSPSPAHPRIHRIALLFSANKIYDREIIVGIGDYLRSTRVTWDLFLEDDYHCRLAGIEHFDGDGIIADFDDPAVAEALQHCRLPIVAIGASYEDPAAYPSQHPYVAIDNGQLISLAYNHLISAGLQNFALYSLPESAGYRWAQERERIYLRLRQADQPGAPAHDEIYRGLLTSALAWNQASAQLIDWLRALPKPVGIIAVNDARARHLLQACLRADLAVPEQVAIIGIDNDPLARTLGRIPLSSVIQSTEEMGRTAAHLLHQMLGGVRLPGHRVLIDPVGINALASSRHQPLSNPYVMRARHFIRQYACQGIKTEQVAAYVGISRSALEEHFRRDLSCTVHQAILSHKLDVAKDMLARRDASSADVAVRSGFTSLQYMYTVFRRELDCTPREYQERMTSATRA, encoded by the coding sequence ATGCACAGCCCCTCGCCCGCGCATCCGCGCATCCACCGGATCGCGCTCCTGTTCAGCGCGAACAAGATCTACGACCGGGAAATCATCGTCGGCATTGGCGACTACCTGCGCTCGACGCGGGTCACCTGGGATCTCTTCCTCGAGGACGATTACCACTGCCGACTCGCAGGCATCGAGCACTTCGACGGCGACGGCATCATTGCCGACTTCGACGACCCGGCCGTCGCTGAGGCGCTGCAGCACTGCCGCCTGCCCATCGTCGCGATCGGCGCCTCCTACGAAGACCCGGCGGCCTATCCGAGCCAGCACCCCTACGTCGCGATCGACAACGGGCAGCTGATCTCGCTGGCCTACAACCACCTGATCTCTGCGGGCCTGCAGAACTTCGCCCTGTACAGCCTGCCTGAATCGGCGGGCTACCGCTGGGCACAGGAACGTGAGCGGATCTACCTGCGCCTGCGCCAGGCCGATCAGCCCGGCGCGCCCGCGCACGACGAGATTTACCGCGGCCTGCTCACCAGCGCGCTGGCATGGAACCAGGCCAGCGCCCAGTTGATCGACTGGTTGCGCGCCCTGCCCAAGCCGGTCGGCATCATCGCCGTCAACGACGCGCGCGCGCGCCATCTGCTGCAGGCCTGCCTGCGGGCCGATCTCGCCGTTCCCGAGCAGGTCGCGATCATTGGCATCGACAACGATCCGCTGGCCCGCACCCTGGGCCGCATCCCGCTGTCCTCCGTCATCCAGAGCACGGAGGAGATGGGGCGTACCGCCGCGCACCTCCTGCACCAGATGCTGGGTGGCGTGCGCCTGCCCGGACACCGGGTGCTCATTGACCCGGTCGGCATCAATGCGCTCGCGTCGTCCCGCCATCAACCCCTGTCGAACCCCTACGTGATGCGCGCGCGTCACTTCATCCGGCAATACGCCTGCCAGGGCATCAAGACCGAGCAGGTGGCCGCTTACGTGGGCATCTCACGCTCGGCGCTGGAAGAGCATTTCCGCCGCGACCTCAGCTGCACCGTGCATCAGGCGATCCTGTCCCACAAACTCGACGTTGCCAAGGACATGCTGGCGCGACGCGACGCCTCGAGCGCCGATGTCGCCGTGCGCAGCGGCTTCACCTCGCTGCAGTACATGTACACCGTCTTCCGCCGCGAACTCGACTGCACGCCGCGCGAGTACCAGGAGCGCATGACCTCGGCGACCCGGGCGTGA
- a CDS encoding SDR family NAD(P)-dependent oxidoreductase, whose product MTYAIYPTLLDKNVVVTGGGSGIGAAIVEAYVQQGARVTFLDVARADSEALVSSLAGARNAPVFRFCDLTDIQALNVTFAEIEAQAGPVEVLVNNAANDDRHRPGDISAEYWDQRIQVNLRHQYFCAQAVMGGMKRLGRGVILNLGSISWHLAQADLSIYMTAKAGIEGMTRGLARDLGGFGIRVNCIVPGAVRTPRQMKLWQTPESEAQLLAAQCLHKRVDSVHVARMALFLSSDDAECCTAREYFVDAGWFGA is encoded by the coding sequence ATGACTTACGCAATCTATCCAACTCTGCTTGACAAGAACGTGGTGGTGACCGGCGGCGGCAGCGGCATCGGCGCGGCCATCGTGGAAGCCTATGTGCAACAAGGCGCGCGCGTCACTTTCCTGGACGTGGCCCGCGCGGATTCCGAGGCCTTGGTTTCGTCGCTGGCCGGGGCCCGGAACGCGCCGGTGTTCCGCTTCTGCGACCTGACCGACATCCAGGCGTTGAACGTGACCTTTGCCGAGATCGAGGCACAGGCCGGGCCGGTCGAGGTTCTCGTCAACAACGCGGCCAATGACGATCGCCATCGTCCCGGCGACATCAGCGCCGAATACTGGGACCAACGCATCCAGGTCAACCTGCGGCATCAATACTTCTGCGCGCAGGCCGTGATGGGCGGCATGAAGAGGCTGGGGCGCGGGGTGATCCTGAACCTGGGTTCGATCTCCTGGCACCTCGCGCAGGCGGATTTGTCGATCTACATGACCGCCAAGGCGGGCATCGAGGGCATGACGCGGGGCCTGGCGCGCGACCTGGGTGGTTTCGGCATCCGCGTCAACTGCATCGTGCCCGGCGCGGTGCGCACGCCGCGCCAGATGAAGCTGTGGCAAACACCCGAAAGCGAAGCCCAGTTGCTCGCTGCCCAATGCCTGCACAAGCGTGTTGACTCCGTGCATGTGGCGCGCATGGCGCTGTTTCTGTCATCCGACGACGCCGAGTGCTGCACGGCGCGCGAGTATTTCGTCGATGCAGGCTGGTTCGGTGCGTGA
- the miaB gene encoding tRNA (N6-isopentenyl adenosine(37)-C2)-methylthiotransferase MiaB, with protein sequence MNRSDSPAASAAPLSQPSKKVFIKTFGCQMNEYDSDKMVDVLGAAQGYEKTDDVEQADLILFNTCSVREKAQEKVFSDLGRVQHLKAKGVKIGVGGCVASQEGEAIIARAPYVDVVFGPQTLHRLPELLTAREATRRPQVDISFPEIEKFDHLPPARTEGASAFVSIMEGCSKYCSYCVVPYTRGEEVHRPLDDVLTEVAGLAAQGVKEITLLGQNVNAWAKDGLDFAALIELVAEMPGIERIRYTTSHPKEFTPRLIEAYARIPKLVSHLHLPVQHGSDRILMAMKRGYTALEYKSTVRKLRAARPDLALATDLIVGFPGETEDDHAKTLKLIEDMEFDNSFSFIYSPRPGTPAANLPDETPHEVKLRRLQEVQALIEGNMRRLSQKLVGATQRILVEGPSRKNPNELTGKTVCNRAVNFAMGPAMQTAASRLIGQMVDVKITQAYPHSLRGEVLTQEMAAQA encoded by the coding sequence ATGAACCGCTCGGACTCCCCTGCCGCTTCCGCCGCCCCGCTTTCACAACCTTCCAAAAAAGTCTTCATCAAGACCTTCGGCTGCCAGATGAACGAGTACGACTCGGACAAGATGGTCGACGTGCTGGGCGCGGCCCAGGGTTATGAAAAGACCGACGACGTGGAACAGGCCGACCTGATCCTCTTCAACACCTGCTCCGTGCGCGAGAAGGCGCAGGAAAAAGTCTTCTCCGACCTGGGGCGGGTGCAGCACCTGAAGGCCAAGGGCGTGAAGATCGGCGTCGGCGGTTGTGTCGCCAGCCAGGAAGGCGAGGCCATCATCGCCCGCGCGCCCTACGTGGACGTGGTCTTTGGCCCGCAGACCTTGCACCGCCTGCCTGAATTGCTCACCGCACGCGAGGCCACGCGTCGCCCCCAAGTCGACATCAGCTTTCCCGAGATCGAGAAGTTCGACCACCTGCCCCCCGCGCGCACCGAAGGCGCGAGCGCTTTCGTCAGCATCATGGAAGGCTGCTCCAAGTACTGCAGCTACTGCGTGGTGCCTTACACGCGCGGCGAGGAAGTGCACCGCCCGCTGGACGACGTGCTGACCGAGGTGGCCGGCCTGGCCGCGCAAGGCGTGAAGGAAATCACGCTGCTGGGCCAGAACGTCAACGCCTGGGCCAAGGACGGGCTGGACTTCGCGGCGCTGATCGAGCTGGTGGCCGAGATGCCTGGCATTGAGCGCATCCGCTACACCACCAGCCACCCCAAGGAATTCACGCCGCGCCTGATCGAGGCCTACGCGCGCATCCCGAAGCTGGTGAGCCACCTGCACCTGCCCGTGCAGCACGGCAGCGACCGCATCCTGATGGCGATGAAACGCGGCTACACGGCGCTCGAATACAAGAGCACCGTGCGCAAGCTGCGCGCCGCACGGCCGGACCTGGCGTTGGCCACGGACCTGATCGTCGGTTTTCCCGGCGAGACCGAGGACGACCACGCCAAGACCCTGAAGCTGATCGAGGACATGGAATTCGACAACAGCTTCAGCTTCATCTACAGTCCGCGTCCCGGCACGCCCGCGGCCAATCTGCCGGACGAAACGCCACACGAGGTCAAGCTGCGCCGCCTGCAGGAAGTGCAGGCCCTGATCGAGGGCAATATGCGTCGCCTGAGCCAGAAGCTGGTGGGCGCGACGCAGCGCATCCTGGTCGAAGGCCCCTCGCGCAAGAACCCGAACGAACTCACAGGCAAGACTGTCTGCAACCGCGCGGTGAACTTCGCCATGGGACCCGCCATGCAGACCGCCGCCTCACGGCTGATCGGCCAGATGGTGGACGTGAAGATCACCCAGGCCTACCCGCACTCGCTGCGCGGTGAGGTGCTGACGCAGGAAATGGCCGCCCAGGCCTGA
- a CDS encoding helix-turn-helix domain-containing protein, producing MDTRKHRAPPALGEQLRAWRERRHWSQLALAVQAEVSSRHLSFIETGRAQPGRELILRLADELDIPLRERNDLLIAAGFAPVFKMRSFDDPGFDPIRAIVDLTLERHKPFPAYLIDRHWNIIRSNAAVPVLFDGVDAALLRPPVNVIRLVLHPRGMAPRILNHAAWRSHYLTLLRRQIQMTADPQLQVLLHETLAYPVTGPDAQNGDGHPAVPLIVQTRLGRLSFIGATTVFGSPADVTLEEVALEVLHPADAYTDQAVQAAARA from the coding sequence ATGGACACCCGCAAGCACCGCGCCCCACCCGCCCTCGGCGAGCAGTTGCGGGCTTGGCGTGAACGGCGTCACTGGAGTCAGTTGGCGCTGGCCGTGCAGGCGGAGGTTTCCTCACGCCACTTGAGTTTCATCGAGACAGGACGAGCGCAGCCTGGGCGCGAGCTGATCCTGCGACTGGCCGATGAGCTCGACATCCCGCTGCGTGAGCGCAATGACTTGCTGATCGCGGCCGGTTTCGCCCCAGTGTTCAAGATGCGCAGCTTCGATGATCCGGGGTTCGACCCCATACGCGCCATCGTGGATCTGACACTGGAACGTCACAAGCCCTTTCCCGCCTACCTGATCGACAGGCACTGGAACATCATCCGCTCCAACGCTGCGGTGCCCGTGCTTTTTGATGGAGTTGACGCGGCGCTACTGCGCCCGCCCGTGAATGTGATCCGTCTGGTCTTGCACCCGCGCGGGATGGCGCCGCGCATCCTCAACCACGCGGCTTGGCGCTCGCACTATCTGACTCTGCTGCGACGCCAGATTCAGATGACGGCGGACCCGCAGTTGCAGGTCTTGCTGCACGAGACGCTGGCCTACCCCGTCACAGGCCCCGATGCGCAAAACGGGGACGGCCATCCCGCCGTTCCGCTGATCGTGCAGACCCGCCTGGGTCGGCTCTCCTTCATCGGGGCCACGACGGTGTTCGGCAGCCCCGCGGACGTCACCTTGGAAGAAGTCGCGCTGGAAGTCTTGCATCCAGCGGATGCCTACACGGACCAGGCCGTGCAGGCAGCAGCGCGGGCGTAA
- the xylG gene encoding D-xylose ABC transporter ATP-binding protein → MGASADVPTALRAWRKSMTQPLLAMRGIVKAFAGVKALDGIDLTVMPGECVGLCGENGAGKSTLMKVLSGVYPHGTWDGAIYWDGAPLEARGIRDTERAGIVIIHQELMLVPELSVAENIFLGNEITLPGGRMNYDAMYQRADELLRGLNIKGINVAQPVMNYGGGHQQLIEIAKALNKQAKLLILDEPSSSLTATEIRILLDIVRDLKKRGVACVYISHKLDEVAAVCDTITVIRDGRHVATAPMKDLSTDRIITQMVGREISNLFPREPHEIGEVLFEARHVTCHDVNNAHRKRVDDVSFSLRRGEILGVAGLVGAGRTELMQAIFGAYRGASRAQVLLDGKPVKIRSPLDAIRSGIAMVPEDRKLHGIVPLMSVGHNITLAVLQRFAQGGRIEASAELDTIRAEMQRLSVRAAHPMLPIASLSGGNQQKAVLTRMLLTHPRVLILDEPTRGVDVGAKYEIYKLIFRLAREGMAIIVVSSELPEVLGLSDRVLVIGEGELRGDFVNENLTQEDILTAAIQPARRSPSSEVMAA, encoded by the coding sequence GTGGGTGCGTCGGCCGACGTACCCACCGCGCTTCGCGCGTGGAGAAAAAGCATGACACAACCTTTGCTGGCGATGCGTGGCATCGTCAAGGCGTTCGCGGGTGTCAAGGCGCTCGATGGCATCGACCTGACGGTGATGCCGGGTGAATGCGTTGGCCTGTGTGGTGAGAATGGCGCGGGCAAGTCCACACTGATGAAGGTGCTCTCGGGGGTCTACCCGCACGGCACCTGGGACGGTGCCATCTACTGGGATGGTGCGCCGCTCGAGGCGCGGGGCATCCGCGACACCGAGCGGGCCGGCATCGTCATCATCCACCAGGAATTGATGCTCGTGCCCGAACTGTCGGTGGCCGAGAACATTTTCCTTGGCAATGAAATCACGCTGCCCGGCGGGCGCATGAACTATGACGCGATGTATCAGCGCGCTGACGAGTTGCTGCGTGGATTGAACATCAAAGGCATCAACGTGGCCCAGCCGGTCATGAACTATGGCGGTGGACATCAGCAGCTGATCGAGATCGCCAAGGCCTTGAACAAACAGGCCAAGCTCTTGATTCTTGACGAACCTTCGTCCTCGCTGACGGCGACCGAGATACGTATCCTGCTCGACATCGTGCGCGACTTGAAGAAACGTGGTGTCGCGTGCGTCTACATCTCGCACAAGCTCGACGAGGTGGCGGCAGTGTGCGACACCATCACGGTGATCCGCGATGGTCGGCACGTGGCCACGGCACCGATGAAGGACTTGAGTACCGACCGCATCATCACGCAGATGGTGGGGCGAGAAATCAGCAACCTGTTTCCGCGTGAGCCGCATGAAATCGGAGAGGTCTTGTTCGAGGCCCGCCATGTGACTTGCCATGATGTCAACAATGCGCACCGAAAGCGCGTGGACGATGTTTCCTTCAGCCTGCGCCGTGGCGAGATTCTCGGCGTGGCGGGCCTGGTGGGCGCGGGGCGGACCGAATTGATGCAGGCAATTTTTGGTGCCTATCGGGGCGCGAGTCGTGCCCAGGTGCTGCTCGACGGCAAGCCGGTGAAGATCCGCTCGCCGCTGGACGCGATCCGCTCGGGCATCGCGATGGTGCCGGAAGATCGCAAGTTGCACGGCATCGTTCCGCTCATGAGCGTTGGGCACAACATCACCCTGGCCGTGCTGCAGCGCTTCGCGCAGGGCGGGCGCATCGAGGCGTCGGCGGAGCTGGACACGATTCGTGCCGAGATGCAGCGTCTGTCGGTGCGCGCCGCGCATCCCATGCTGCCGATTGCCAGCCTGTCCGGGGGCAATCAGCAGAAGGCCGTGCTCACGCGCATGCTGCTGACCCACCCGCGCGTGCTGATCCTCGACGAACCGACACGTGGCGTCGATGTGGGTGCGAAGTACGAAATCTACAAACTGATCTTCCGTCTCGCGCGCGAGGGCATGGCCATCATCGTCGTGTCGTCCGAGCTGCCCGAGGTGCTCGGTCTCAGCGACCGGGTGCTGGTGATCGGCGAGGGCGAGCTGCGTGGCGATTTCGTCAACGAGAACCTGACGCAAGAAGACATTCTGACCGCCGCGATCCAACCGGCGCGGCGTTCCCCCAGCAGTGAAGTGATGGCAGCATGA
- a CDS encoding SMP-30/gluconolactonase/LRE family protein, with amino-acid sequence MQAGSVRDVNPLDHLSPECLWPVAATLGEGVVWHAQERAVYFVDIKQRKLHRLDTVHGARRSWDAPGQVGFALPHVRGGLMCGVQGGLHRFDAPSGTFTLCLPVEADRPGNRLNDGYVDTEGALWLGSMDDAETQATGVLYRIGADGLLSVRDTVYVITNGPACSPDGATLYHNDTLQRVVYAFDVGPEGLLSRKRVFARIAGSGYPDGMAVDREGCLWVALFGGARIERFAPDGGLLGAVNFPCSNITKLAFGGDDLCTVYVSTARKGLDEAALAQQPLAGGLFMFRTDVAGLASTPCTAPLGF; translated from the coding sequence ATGCAGGCTGGTTCGGTGCGTGATGTGAACCCGCTGGATCACCTGAGCCCCGAATGCCTGTGGCCCGTGGCCGCCACCCTCGGGGAAGGGGTGGTGTGGCATGCCCAGGAACGCGCCGTCTACTTCGTCGACATCAAGCAGCGCAAGCTGCATCGTCTCGATACGGTGCATGGTGCGCGGCGCAGCTGGGATGCGCCCGGGCAGGTCGGTTTCGCCCTGCCGCATGTCCGTGGCGGTCTGATGTGCGGTGTCCAGGGTGGCCTGCATCGTTTCGATGCACCGAGCGGGACGTTCACGCTCTGTCTGCCAGTGGAAGCTGATCGACCGGGCAACCGACTCAATGACGGCTACGTCGATACCGAGGGCGCGCTCTGGCTGGGCTCGATGGATGACGCCGAAACCCAGGCGACCGGCGTGCTGTACCGCATCGGCGCGGACGGCTTGCTGAGCGTTCGTGATACTGTCTATGTGATCACGAACGGTCCTGCGTGCAGCCCCGATGGAGCGACGCTCTATCACAACGACACGCTGCAGCGCGTGGTGTATGCCTTCGATGTGGGCCCTGAGGGCTTGCTGAGTCGCAAGCGTGTGTTCGCCCGCATTGCGGGCAGTGGGTATCCCGATGGCATGGCGGTCGATCGCGAGGGATGCCTGTGGGTTGCGCTGTTTGGCGGTGCGCGCATCGAGCGTTTCGCGCCGGATGGTGGCCTGCTGGGCGCGGTGAACTTCCCTTGTTCCAACATTACCAAGCTCGCGTTTGGCGGCGACGATCTGTGCACGGTCTATGTCAGCACGGCGCGCAAGGGCCTCGACGAGGCGGCTTTGGCGCAGCAGCCCTTGGCGGGCGGCCTGTTCATGTTTAGAACAGATGTGGCCGGGCTGGCTTCCACGCCCTGCACCGCGCCCTTGGGCTTCTGA
- a CDS encoding zinc-binding dehydrogenase, which produces MHAALRRRDRVERADGWAITPARGQRPDPWDGGVALFALQFAKTLGARVIGVTSSPEKAMVLRGLGVDEVVDRALHPEWAPEVRRLTQGAGVDHVVETGAIDTLPQSLAACAANAEVALVAALGAGALDAAALRGLVTIRRVFVGSRASFVSMNRAIGQHRLEPRIDRVFAFDEARMAYEHFAAQRHLGKVVITST; this is translated from the coding sequence GTGCACGCTGCCTTGCGCCGCCGTGACCGCGTGGAACGCGCTGACGGGTGGGCGATCACTCCTGCCCGGGGACAACGTCCTGACCCTTGGGACGGGGGCGTCGCGCTGTTCGCGCTGCAGTTCGCCAAGACCCTGGGGGCACGGGTCATCGGCGTCACGTCGAGTCCGGAGAAAGCGATGGTCTTGCGCGGATTGGGCGTGGACGAGGTGGTCGACCGCGCCCTGCATCCCGAATGGGCTCCCGAGGTCCGTCGTTTGACGCAGGGCGCCGGTGTCGACCATGTCGTGGAGACGGGCGCCATCGATACCCTGCCGCAGTCGCTGGCCGCCTGTGCGGCCAATGCCGAGGTGGCGCTGGTTGCCGCCTTGGGGGCGGGCGCGCTGGACGCTGCGGCGCTTCGAGGGCTGGTGACAATCCGCCGCGTGTTCGTCGGCAGCCGTGCCAGCTTCGTGAGCATGAACCGCGCCATCGGCCAGCATCGGCTGGAGCCCAGGATCGACCGGGTTTTTGCCTTCGACGAGGCGCGCATGGCCTACGAGCACTTCGCCGCCCAACGACACCTGGGCAAGGTGGTCATCACCAGCACATGA
- a CDS encoding sugar ABC transporter permease — translation MIPETLSSPAMAPQEAGSGSSQRPQQLFMRYKILALLIAVAVIWIFFSVMTEGSFITPRNVSNLLRQMSITGMLACGMVFVIIAGEIDLSVGALLGLLGGLAAILDVSFGWPIWYTFPTVLLIGTAAGLFNGWLSTYGGIPSFIVGLGGMLAYRGILLGATGGSTIAPVSEEFVFIGQGYLPRLLGHAMAVLIFVLLAALTIMRRRSQQRYQLMVAPIWQDVAKVVVVGVLIAGFMTMLDQYGGIPVPVLLLLVMLGVFSWIATQTVFGRRIYAVGSNLDATRLSGINTDRVKLAVFALMGLMCAFAGMINTARLAAGSPSAGSQGELDAIAACFIGGTSMRGGSGTVYGALIGALVMASLDNGMSMLDVDAYWQMIVKGAILVLAVWVDVLSRSSRI, via the coding sequence ATGATCCCTGAAACCCTATCCTCCCCCGCCATGGCACCGCAAGAAGCGGGCAGCGGTTCTTCGCAACGTCCGCAACAGCTGTTCATGCGCTACAAGATCCTGGCCCTGCTGATCGCGGTGGCCGTGATCTGGATCTTTTTCTCGGTGATGACCGAGGGATCCTTCATCACGCCGCGCAATGTGTCGAACCTGCTGCGGCAGATGTCGATCACCGGCATGCTGGCCTGCGGCATGGTCTTCGTGATCATCGCGGGCGAGATCGACTTGTCGGTTGGCGCTTTACTGGGCCTGCTGGGTGGTCTGGCCGCCATCCTGGACGTGAGTTTCGGCTGGCCGATCTGGTACACGTTTCCCACGGTGCTGTTGATAGGAACGGCCGCCGGACTGTTCAACGGCTGGTTGTCCACCTACGGCGGCATTCCCTCCTTCATCGTTGGCCTGGGCGGCATGCTCGCCTACCGCGGCATCCTGCTCGGCGCGACGGGTGGCTCGACCATCGCGCCCGTCTCGGAGGAGTTTGTCTTCATCGGGCAGGGCTACCTGCCACGTCTGCTCGGACATGCCATGGCTGTTCTGATCTTCGTGCTGCTGGCCGCGCTGACGATCATGCGTCGCCGCAGTCAACAGCGGTATCAACTGATGGTCGCGCCGATCTGGCAAGACGTCGCGAAAGTCGTCGTCGTTGGCGTCCTGATCGCCGGTTTCATGACCATGCTCGATCAGTACGGCGGTATTCCCGTGCCGGTGCTGCTCCTGCTCGTGATGCTGGGCGTCTTTTCCTGGATTGCCACGCAGACGGTCTTTGGGCGACGCATCTACGCGGTGGGCTCGAACCTGGATGCCACGCGTCTGTCGGGCATCAACACCGACCGCGTCAAGTTGGCGGTGTTTGCGTTGATGGGGCTGATGTGCGCGTTCGCCGGGATGATCAACACGGCGCGTCTGGCCGCTGGTTCTCCGTCGGCGGGTTCACAGGGGGAGCTCGACGCCATCGCGGCCTGTTTCATCGGCGGCACCTCGATGCGTGGTGGATCCGGCACCGTCTACGGCGCGCTGATCGGCGCGCTGGTGATGGCCAGCCTGGACAACGGCATGTCGATGCTCGACGTCGACGCCTACTGGCAGATGATCGTCAAAGGCGCGATCCTGGTGCTGGCGGTTTGGGTCGACGTGCTGTCGCGTTCGAGCCGTATCTGA
- a CDS encoding TRAP transporter substrate-binding protein, whose product MKLIRRTLLAATTAAVLAAPLAGLAQDVKSRIIRFGYGLNEQSNQGRAVKVFADEVAKASNGKLRLRAVGAAALGSDVQMQQALIGGAQEMMVGSTATLVGITQEMALWDTPFLFNNSQEADALLDGPVGQKVMDKLQEKGLVGLVYWENGFRNLTNNKRPVTKVEDMDGIKLRVMQNNVFLDSFKTLGANAVPLPFSELFSALETKTVDGQENPYNTILSSKFYEVQKYLSVTNHVYSPWIVTVSKKWWDTLSKDEQKILLDAAKKSRDFERTDTRAEAAQALAELRAKGMLINELTPAETDRMRARLTQVNASIATGVGQALWDETQAELKRLRAKK is encoded by the coding sequence ATGAAACTGATTCGACGCACCCTGCTCGCCGCCACCACGGCCGCTGTGCTGGCCGCGCCCCTGGCCGGTCTGGCCCAGGACGTGAAGTCGCGCATCATCCGCTTTGGCTACGGCCTGAACGAACAGTCCAACCAGGGCCGCGCGGTCAAGGTGTTCGCCGACGAGGTGGCCAAGGCTTCCAATGGCAAGCTGCGCCTGCGCGCGGTGGGCGCGGCGGCCCTGGGCTCGGACGTGCAGATGCAGCAGGCCCTGATCGGCGGTGCCCAGGAGATGATGGTGGGCTCCACCGCCACCCTGGTGGGCATCACCCAGGAAATGGCGCTGTGGGACACGCCCTTCCTCTTCAACAACTCCCAGGAAGCCGATGCCCTGCTGGACGGCCCGGTGGGCCAGAAGGTGATGGACAAGCTGCAGGAAAAGGGCCTGGTCGGCCTGGTCTACTGGGAAAACGGCTTCCGCAACCTGACCAACAACAAGCGTCCGGTCACCAAGGTGGAGGACATGGACGGCATCAAGCTGCGCGTGATGCAGAACAACGTCTTCCTCGACAGCTTCAAGACGCTGGGCGCCAACGCCGTGCCGCTGCCGTTCTCCGAACTGTTCAGCGCGCTGGAAACCAAGACGGTGGATGGCCAGGAGAACCCGTACAACACCATCCTGTCGAGCAAGTTCTACGAAGTCCAGAAGTACCTGAGCGTGACCAACCACGTCTACAGCCCCTGGATCGTGACCGTCAGCAAGAAGTGGTGGGACACCCTGTCCAAGGATGAGCAGAAGATCCTGCTGGACGCCGCGAAGAAGAGCCGTGACTTCGAGCGCACGGACACACGCGCCGAGGCCGCCCAGGCCCTGGCTGAGCTGCGTGCCAAGGGCATGCTGATCAACGAGCTGACCCCCGCCGAGACCGACCGCATGCGCGCGCGCCTGACGCAGGTGAATGCCAGCATCGCCACCGGCGTGGGCCAGGCCCTGTGGGACGAAACCCAGGCCGAGCTCAAGCGCTTGCGCGCGAAGAAATAA